DNA from Terriglobus tenax:
GCAATGGGATGCCGTGGCGGCTTTGTCGCTGCCGGTGACCGAGGCGTACCTGGCTCCGCTGTTGCATGCGCTGCGGGGAAAGATTCTGCCGGACGGGACGCTGAGCGACGATGCATCGCCGGAGCTGGCGCGGCTGCGCCATGCCATCGGCCGCCAGCATCGTGCGATTGAGGAGAGCCTGCGGCGCAGCCTGCGCGCGGTGAGTGAGAGCGGAGCGGCGCAGGAAGAGTTGATCACAGTGCGCGGCGACCGGTTTGTGATCCCGGTCAAGACCGAGCAGCGGCGCAAGGTGCCGGGCGTGATTCACGGCTCCAGTTCCAGCGGGCAGACGGTCTTCGTGGAGCCGATGGAGACGGTCGAAAGCAACAATGAGTTGCTGCGTCTGCTGGATGAGGAGCAGGCCGAGGTGCACCGCATCCTGGTGGCGATGACGCGCGCCGTGGGTGAGAACGCCGGCGTGCTGCAGGCGGGCGCGGAGGTACTGATCGCGCTGGATGTGCTGTTTGCCTGTGCGCGCTTTGCGCAGATGCTGGACTGCGTGCGTCCGGAGTTTACGGCGGGAGAGATTGCCGTGAAGAACGCTCGGCATCCTCTGCTGGACCTGAGGATGAAGGTCGAAGGCGCAAGCGTTGTGCCGCTGACCATGGCGATTGAGAACGGTGCGCGGCAGCTGATCATCAGCGGACCGAACACGGGCGGCAAGACCGTCAGCCTGAAGACGGTTGGGCTGCTGGCGCTGATGGCGCAGGCGGGTCTTCCGGTGCCTGCGGAGGAAGCGAAGCTTCCGCTGTTTGACGCCGTGTATGCGGACATTGGCGATGCACAGTCGATTGAGCGGAACCTCTCCACCTTCTCCGCGCACATGACCAACCTGGACCGCATTACGCGCGAGGCGGATGCGCAGTCGCTGGTGTTGCTAGATGAGTTGGGCTCGGCGACCGATCCAGAAGAAGGCGCTGCGCTGGCGGTGGCCATCAGTGGACACTTTCTGAGGATGCGGGCATGGAGTCTGATCACCACGCACCTGAACTCGATGAAGATCTATGCCGCGACCAACGAAGGTGTGGTGAACGCTGCTGTGGGCTTCGATGAGGAGACGCTGGCTCCGACGTATACGCTGCGGATGGGCGTTCCGGGTGCGTCGGCGGGCATCAACATTGCGCAGCGCATTGGTTTGCAGCCGGAGATTATCGCGGCGGCGCGCGGGCAGCTTGACCATCAGACGGCGGACATCGGGCGGTTCATTGATCAGCTACATGCGCAGCTTGCGGCGGCGAATGAAGAGCGCGAGGCGCTGCGGAAACGCGAGGTCGCCCTGGAGCGCGAGAAGCAGCGGCTTGAGGCGGAAGGAAGACAGGAGCAGCGGCAGAAGGCCCGCGAGCTGGAGCAGAAGCTGGGCAGCCTGATGAAGGAGTTCGAGCACCAGATGCGCGAGGCCGCCAGTGCAATTGCCGACAAGGCCGCGAGCAAGAAGCTGGCGGCGGAGACCGAGCGCAGGCTGGCCCGGCTGAAGCGCGAGTTCAGTGAGCAGTTCAACGCCACGGTGGTGGCGCACATTACCGGCGCGGACAAGAAGGACCCCAACGCGCAGCCGCACGTGGTGAAGGCCATCAACGTGGGCGACACGGTGAAGCTGCGCACGCTGGGCCGCGAGGTGCGGGTCGAT
Protein-coding regions in this window:
- a CDS encoding endonuclease MutS2, yielding MAELDQLRETSAVSLEWPRLREQIARQTGSSAGRDHVLALEPRMDAAWIARQHDSVAEVRTYLATGAVFYFSQVFAPESMLEKARIPGASLEPEELLRLLALTETMEEWRSVAQMEGQWDAVAALSLPVTEAYLAPLLHALRGKILPDGTLSDDASPELARLRHAIGRQHRAIEESLRRSLRAVSESGAAQEELITVRGDRFVIPVKTEQRRKVPGVIHGSSSSGQTVFVEPMETVESNNELLRLLDEEQAEVHRILVAMTRAVGENAGVLQAGAEVLIALDVLFACARFAQMLDCVRPEFTAGEIAVKNARHPLLDLRMKVEGASVVPLTMAIENGARQLIISGPNTGGKTVSLKTVGLLALMAQAGLPVPAEEAKLPLFDAVYADIGDAQSIERNLSTFSAHMTNLDRITREADAQSLVLLDELGSATDPEEGAALAVAISGHFLRMRAWSLITTHLNSMKIYAATNEGVVNAAVGFDEETLAPTYTLRMGVPGASAGINIAQRIGLQPEIIAAARGQLDHQTADIGRFIDQLHAQLAAANEEREALRKREVALEREKQRLEAEGRQEQRQKARELEQKLGSLMKEFEHQMREAASAIADKAASKKLAAETERRLARLKREFSEQFNATVVAHITGADKKDPNAQPHVVKAINVGDTVKLRTLGREVRVDREVSSNVFEVSMGPMKMRVQRDDIAEVVRKAPVETPLQAARKKGGVNIAMQSDPDLMPREINVIGRTADEAQDEVERFLDQAFLAGMPNIRIVHGTGMGILRRTLREYLRRHPHVANVSEPPYNEGGQGATIVDLKL